Proteins found in one Prochlorothrix hollandica PCC 9006 = CALU 1027 genomic segment:
- a CDS encoding secondary thiamine-phosphate synthase enzyme YjbQ, which produces MQQHQRILRVQTPGKSLSNITAQVDTIVRESQVTTGLCTVFVRHTSASLVIQENADPDVLKDLERFLSKLVPEGPHYIHDAEGPDDMPAHIRTALTHTSETIPIANGRLVLGTWQGIYLWEHRHQSHSREVVIHVLGDG; this is translated from the coding sequence ATGCAGCAACATCAACGTATTTTGCGGGTGCAGACTCCCGGCAAGAGTTTGTCGAACATTACGGCCCAGGTGGATACGATCGTGCGGGAGTCCCAGGTCACCACGGGGCTGTGTACGGTGTTTGTGCGCCACACCTCCGCTAGTTTGGTGATTCAGGAAAACGCAGATCCCGATGTGCTCAAGGATTTAGAGCGTTTTCTCAGCAAGCTGGTGCCCGAAGGTCCCCACTATATCCACGATGCGGAGGGTCCCGATGATATGCCTGCCCATATCCGCACGGCCCTCACCCACACCAGCGAAACTATTCCCATTGCCAACGGTCGCTTAGTGCTGGGCACCTGGCAGGGGATTTATCTGTGGGAACATCGCCACCAGAGCCACAGCCGGGAAGTGGTGATCCATGTGTTGGGGGATGGCTAG
- a CDS encoding phospholipid carrier-dependent glycosyltransferase, whose translation MNPKLRTVYQRHGFALGLGLIFVISCGLRFWGLSRFPALVFDEVYFAQFAQDYLTQTPFFDNHPPLGKYFIALGMWLSQGLPIAGAAVTEVDGFRWVTWGYRWMNALVGSLLPLLGAAIAYELSQRRSYALVAAALMACDGLLLVESRYALINVYILALGLAGQWAFLRAVGGGRRSARGRGSGPWLLVSGLLCGASVAVKWNGLGFLLGLYGWWAVVRWGGGLYRYLGQRLLPPSPLFAPHLRRSPPSLPPSPLPDPWRSLQAVTLGDLLVSLAVVPFLIYRWVWVPHLGLNPEYDFWQSQTQGLSSHAHVGSGRDVHPYCSPWWSWTLLVRPVAYWYQTEVRDGKTWVYDVHALGNPLLWWLSAWAILFVVLSLAWGIGGWLVSVGGPWGVGVGLPRSSALMSSSPSPWDRLEMNGSDLWILGYLLLNYGANWIPWAGVSRCLFLYHHMAASIYGFLILGWLLDRWFRSGRSLLWWAAALALGSIVLALIYWLPIYLGLPLEESVFRSRIWFKSWY comes from the coding sequence TTGAACCCTAAATTACGCACCGTTTACCAACGCCATGGGTTTGCCCTAGGTCTGGGGCTGATTTTCGTGATTTCCTGTGGCCTGCGGTTTTGGGGGTTGAGTCGTTTTCCGGCCTTGGTCTTTGATGAGGTTTACTTTGCCCAGTTTGCCCAGGATTACCTGACCCAAACGCCGTTTTTTGATAATCATCCCCCCCTGGGGAAGTATTTCATTGCCTTGGGGATGTGGCTCAGCCAAGGGTTGCCGATCGCCGGGGCTGCTGTGACGGAGGTGGATGGTTTTCGCTGGGTGACCTGGGGCTATCGCTGGATGAATGCCCTGGTGGGATCCCTGTTGCCCCTGTTGGGGGCGGCGATCGCCTATGAACTCAGCCAGCGTCGCAGTTATGCCCTGGTGGCCGCCGCCTTGATGGCCTGTGATGGTTTGCTGCTGGTGGAGTCCCGCTATGCCCTGATTAATGTCTATATCCTGGCCTTGGGGCTGGCGGGACAATGGGCGTTTTTGCGGGCTGTGGGGGGAGGAAGACGATCGGCCAGGGGGCGAGGTTCCGGTCCGTGGTTGCTGGTGTCGGGGCTGTTGTGTGGCGCATCGGTGGCGGTGAAGTGGAATGGCTTGGGGTTTTTGTTGGGGCTGTATGGGTGGTGGGCCGTGGTGCGCTGGGGCGGTGGGCTGTATCGCTACCTGGGTCAACGGTTGCTGCCTCCCTCGCCCTTGTTTGCGCCCCATTTACGGCGATCGCCCCCGTCCTTGCCCCCCTCTCCTCTGCCGGATCCCTGGCGATCGCTGCAAGCCGTGACCCTGGGGGATCTGCTGGTGAGTTTAGCTGTGGTTCCTTTTTTGATCTATCGCTGGGTGTGGGTTCCCCACCTTGGGCTAAATCCAGAGTATGACTTTTGGCAAAGCCAGACCCAGGGGCTGTCTTCCCATGCCCATGTGGGCAGTGGTCGGGATGTTCACCCCTACTGTTCCCCCTGGTGGAGTTGGACCCTGCTGGTGCGCCCGGTGGCCTACTGGTATCAAACGGAAGTGCGAGACGGCAAAACCTGGGTTTATGATGTCCATGCCCTGGGTAATCCCCTGCTGTGGTGGCTGTCAGCTTGGGCGATCCTCTTTGTGGTGCTGAGTCTGGCGTGGGGGATTGGGGGGTGGCTGGTGTCCGTTGGGGGTCCCTGGGGGGTGGGCGTTGGCTTGCCGCGATCGTCTGCCTTAATGTCCTCCAGCCCTAGTCCCTGGGATCGCCTGGAGATGAATGGGTCTGATCTCTGGATTTTGGGGTATTTGCTGCTGAATTATGGGGCTAACTGGATCCCCTGGGCCGGGGTCAGCCGCTGTTTATTTCTCTATCACCACATGGCGGCTTCGATCTATGGCTTTTTGATTTTAGGGTGGTTGTTGGATCGTTGGTTCCGCAGTGGCCGATCGCTGTTATGGTGGGCGGCGGCCCTGGCTTTGGGGAGTATTGTCTTAGCCTTGATCTACTGGTTGCCCATTTATCTGGGGTTGCCGTTGGAGGAAAGTGTTTTTCGATCGCGGATCTGGTTTAAAAGTTGGTATTAA
- a CDS encoding diacylglycerol/polyprenol kinase family protein produces the protein MPWQLADPLTLGINVGWVALWLALVGFSAWWLHRQPNSEPEFVRKTVHIGTGNVILLAWWLQIPAGFAIAASLLFSAISLLSYYLPLLPGINSVGRSSFGTFFYAASIGLLVAWFWPLDLPQFAVLGILVMTWGDGLAALVGRRWGRHPYQLWGEKKSWEGSLTMALVSWLVGGLVLGTLGLGWAVTWGVALGVAIAATALEACSKLGIDNLTVPLGSAALGFWLWSWLPWAGG, from the coding sequence ATGCCCTGGCAACTGGCAGACCCCCTAACCTTGGGGATTAACGTAGGATGGGTGGCCCTGTGGCTGGCCCTAGTGGGGTTTAGTGCCTGGTGGCTGCACCGGCAACCCAACAGCGAACCCGAGTTCGTGCGCAAAACTGTCCACATTGGCACCGGCAACGTCATCCTCCTGGCTTGGTGGTTGCAGATTCCCGCTGGCTTCGCGATCGCCGCCAGCCTCCTCTTCAGCGCCATCAGCCTCCTCTCCTACTACTTACCCCTGCTCCCCGGCATCAACAGCGTCGGGCGCAGCAGTTTTGGCACCTTTTTCTATGCCGCCAGCATTGGTCTTTTGGTGGCCTGGTTTTGGCCCTTGGATCTGCCCCAGTTTGCCGTGCTGGGCATCCTCGTCATGACCTGGGGCGATGGCCTAGCAGCCTTGGTGGGGCGACGCTGGGGACGGCATCCCTATCAACTGTGGGGGGAGAAAAAAAGCTGGGAAGGATCCCTGACCATGGCCCTGGTCAGTTGGCTGGTGGGGGGACTGGTGTTGGGGACCTTGGGGCTGGGCTGGGCTGTTACCTGGGGGGTGGCCTTGGGGGTGGCGATCGCCGCCACGGCCCTGGAAGCCTGCTCTAAACTGGGCATCGATAACTTGACGGTGCCCCTGGGCAGCGCCGCCCTAGGGTTTTGGCTGTGGTCTTGGCTCCCATGGGCTGGGGGATGA
- a CDS encoding DUF488 domain-containing protein encodes MEPVPPLKLPQLFTIGYDHWDFADFVDCLRDHGVTALADVRSHPYSRRFPQFCQGSLQETLPLAGLAYGFLGQQLGARSPDPACYDGGKAQYSRIAATDPFAQGLARLQQGLQRHTIVLMCAEQDPITCHRAILICRSLRHWPIAIHHILKDGSLESQSALETRLLHLHAPPAAAQLSLFDPPQPSGSREECLERAYACQGDRIAYRVST; translated from the coding sequence ATGGAACCTGTCCCACCCCTAAAGTTGCCCCAGCTTTTCACCATCGGCTATGACCATTGGGATTTCGCTGACTTCGTGGACTGTCTGCGAGACCATGGGGTGACGGCCTTGGCTGATGTGCGATCGCACCCCTACAGCCGCCGTTTCCCCCAGTTTTGCCAAGGGTCTCTTCAGGAAACCTTGCCCTTGGCGGGCCTTGCCTATGGGTTTTTGGGGCAACAGTTGGGGGCGCGATCGCCGGATCCCGCCTGCTATGACGGGGGCAAAGCCCAGTACTCCCGCATTGCCGCCACGGACCCCTTTGCCCAAGGCTTGGCACGGCTCCAGCAGGGGTTACAGCGCCACACCATAGTGCTGATGTGTGCGGAGCAGGATCCCATCACGTGCCATCGGGCCATTTTGATTTGCCGCAGTTTGCGCCACTGGCCGATCGCCATCCACCACATTCTCAAAGATGGTTCCCTGGAATCCCAATCGGCCTTGGAAACCCGCTTGCTCCACCTCCATGCCCCCCCAGCAGCGGCCCAGTTAAGCCTATTTGATCCCCCCCAGCCATCCGGATCTAGGGAGGAATGTTTGGAACGGGCCTATGCCTGTCAGGGCGATCGGATTGCCTATAGGGTATCAACTTAA
- a CDS encoding GFA family protein produces the protein MHLQGSCHCQAVTFRVESPYPYPYNLCYCSICRKTAGSGGYAINICGLRATLTVEGEDHIHVYRPQIQQPSLGSPSTSPGERRFCRHCGSNLWGWDPRWPDLVYPFAGAIDTPLPTPPERKHMMLQFKAAWVQVPQSPQDHSFGYYADESLAHWHDRWDLSDPWPVLPADAPDPSNPA, from the coding sequence ATGCATCTCCAAGGCTCCTGCCACTGCCAAGCGGTGACTTTCCGGGTTGAATCCCCCTATCCCTATCCCTATAACCTGTGCTATTGCTCCATTTGCCGCAAAACCGCCGGCAGTGGGGGCTATGCCATCAATATCTGCGGGTTACGGGCCACCCTGACGGTAGAGGGGGAAGACCATATCCACGTCTACCGCCCCCAGATCCAGCAGCCCAGCCTGGGTTCCCCCAGCACCAGCCCCGGAGAACGGCGCTTTTGTCGCCACTGCGGCAGCAACCTCTGGGGGTGGGATCCCCGCTGGCCTGATTTGGTCTATCCCTTTGCGGGGGCGATCGACACGCCCCTGCCCACTCCCCCGGAACGCAAGCACATGATGCTCCAGTTCAAAGCCGCCTGGGTGCAGGTGCCCCAGTCGCCCCAGGATCACAGCTTTGGCTACTATGCCGATGAATCCTTGGCCCACTGGCACGATCGCTGGGACCTCAGCGATCCCTGGCCTGTCCTCCCCGCCGATGCCCCCGATCCCTCGAACCCGGCCTAG
- a CDS encoding FAD-linked oxidase C-terminal domain-containing protein has protein sequence MNSTLDRPLPSSSSPPPWDTIAQAFVGALGRDRVVQRREELLVYECDGLTSYRQRPALVVLPRSTAEVATAVQLCNRFQVPFVARGSGTGLSGGALPIEDSVLIVTARMGAILHVDLDNQRVVVQPGVINSWVTQAVGGAGFYYAPDPSSQIICSVGGNVAENSGGVHCLKYGVTTNHVLGVKVVLPDGSIADFGGMVPEMPGYDLTGLFVGSEGTLGIATEITLRILKVPEAVTVLLADFTSVEAAGAAVSGIISGGIIPAGIEMMDNFSINAVEDVVKTQCYPRDAAAILLVEIDGSTSETRMNSDRVEAICKANGARQITRAQDLGDRLTLWKGRKAAFAAMGKLSPDYYVQDGVIPRTQLPWVLQEIAALGEKHGYKVANVFHAGDGNLHPLILYDNGVPGALEQVEELGGEILKLCVKAGGSISGEHGIGSDKRCYMPEMFSPVDMATMAWVRQVFDPQGLANPTKIFPTPRTCGEAGQASTLLQFPQADVF, from the coding sequence ATGAACTCGACCCTCGATCGCCCCCTCCCTTCCTCCTCCTCCCCTCCCCCCTGGGACACCATTGCCCAGGCTTTTGTGGGTGCCCTGGGGCGCGATCGGGTGGTACAGCGGCGAGAAGAGCTATTGGTCTATGAATGTGATGGACTCACCAGCTATCGCCAACGCCCTGCCCTGGTGGTGTTGCCCCGCAGCACCGCCGAAGTGGCCACCGCCGTTCAGCTTTGCAACCGCTTCCAGGTGCCCTTTGTGGCGCGGGGATCGGGTACGGGCCTGTCGGGGGGAGCCTTGCCCATCGAGGACAGCGTGCTGATTGTGACGGCCCGCATGGGGGCGATTCTCCACGTGGATCTGGATAATCAACGGGTGGTGGTGCAACCGGGCGTGATCAATAGTTGGGTGACCCAGGCCGTCGGGGGAGCGGGATTTTACTATGCCCCCGACCCCTCTAGCCAAATTATTTGTTCCGTGGGGGGCAATGTGGCGGAAAACTCCGGGGGAGTCCATTGCCTGAAATATGGGGTAACCACGAACCATGTGCTGGGGGTCAAGGTGGTGTTGCCCGATGGCTCGATCGCCGACTTTGGGGGCATGGTGCCGGAAATGCCCGGTTACGATCTGACGGGTCTGTTTGTGGGGTCTGAGGGGACCTTGGGCATTGCCACGGAAATTACCCTGCGAATTTTGAAGGTGCCCGAAGCGGTGACGGTGCTGTTGGCGGACTTTACCAGTGTGGAAGCGGCGGGGGCGGCGGTGTCTGGCATCATCAGCGGTGGAATTATTCCCGCTGGCATCGAGATGATGGATAACTTCAGCATTAATGCTGTGGAAGATGTGGTCAAAACCCAGTGTTATCCCAGGGATGCGGCTGCAATTCTGCTGGTGGAAATTGATGGCTCAACCAGTGAAACCCGCATGAATAGCGATCGAGTGGAAGCCATCTGCAAAGCCAACGGTGCCCGCCAGATCACCCGTGCCCAGGACTTGGGCGATCGCCTCACCCTCTGGAAAGGCCGCAAAGCTGCCTTTGCCGCCATGGGCAAACTCAGCCCCGACTATTATGTTCAAGATGGAGTCATCCCCCGCACCCAATTGCCCTGGGTTTTGCAGGAAATCGCCGCCCTGGGGGAAAAACACGGCTATAAGGTGGCCAATGTCTTCCATGCGGGAGATGGCAACCTCCACCCCCTGATTCTCTATGACAATGGGGTGCCCGGTGCCCTGGAGCAGGTGGAAGAACTGGGGGGGGAAATCCTCAAGCTTTGTGTCAAAGCGGGGGGCAGTATTTCGGGGGAACATGGCATTGGCTCCGATAAGCGCTGTTATATGCCGGAGATGTTCAGCCCCGTGGACATGGCCACCATGGCCTGGGTTCGCCAAGTGTTTGATCCCCAGGGGTTGGCCAATCCCACCAAGATTTTCCCCACCCCCCGCACCTGTGGGGAAGCAGGCCAAGCCAGTACCCTGCTCCAGTTTCCCCAAGCTGATGTGTTTTAA
- the metK gene encoding methionine adenosyltransferase: MARRYLFTSESVTEGHPDKICDQISDTILDTLLAADPASRVAAEVVVNTGLVLITGEITSKAQVNYIDLARQKIAEIGYLGEDSGFSAHSCSVLVALDAQSPDIAQGVDSAQEQREALSDEELDKIGAGDQGLMFGFACNETPELMPMPISLAHRLSLRMATVRKDGTLPYLRPDGKSQVTVAYEDGKPVSIDTILLSTQHAPTIGDITGDGPVRDKIQADLWEQVVLLVFADIAVKPSDATKFLVNPTGKFVVGGPQGDAGLTGRKIIVDTYGGYSRHGGGAFSGKDPTKVDRSAAYACRHVAKNIVAAGLADKCEVQLSYAIGVARPVSFMVETFGTGKVDEDQLTDAVSKLFDLRPAGIIQAFNLRGLPGERGGRFYQDVAAYGHFGRNDLDLPWEKLDKVDALKAALA; encoded by the coding sequence TTGGCTCGTCGTTATCTGTTTACCTCAGAATCCGTGACTGAAGGTCATCCTGACAAAATCTGTGATCAGATTTCAGATACGATTCTGGACACCCTCCTGGCAGCCGATCCCGCTAGCCGGGTGGCAGCAGAAGTGGTGGTTAACACCGGATTGGTGCTGATCACCGGGGAAATCACCTCCAAGGCCCAGGTTAATTACATTGATTTAGCCCGCCAGAAAATTGCTGAAATCGGTTATCTCGGTGAAGATAGCGGTTTTTCGGCCCATAGCTGTTCCGTCTTGGTGGCCCTGGATGCCCAGTCCCCCGACATTGCCCAAGGGGTGGACTCGGCCCAAGAACAGCGGGAAGCCCTTAGCGATGAAGAACTGGACAAAATTGGGGCTGGGGATCAGGGTTTGATGTTTGGCTTTGCCTGCAACGAAACCCCAGAACTGATGCCCATGCCCATCAGCTTGGCTCACCGTCTCTCCCTGCGCATGGCTACGGTGCGGAAAGATGGCACCCTGCCCTACCTGCGCCCCGATGGTAAAAGCCAGGTGACGGTGGCCTATGAAGACGGCAAACCCGTCAGCATTGACACTATTTTGCTGTCCACTCAACATGCCCCCACCATTGGCGATATCACCGGTGATGGGCCAGTGCGGGACAAGATTCAAGCCGATCTCTGGGAGCAGGTGGTGCTGCTGGTGTTTGCGGACATTGCGGTGAAGCCCTCTGATGCCACTAAGTTTTTGGTGAATCCCACCGGTAAGTTTGTGGTGGGTGGTCCCCAGGGGGATGCGGGCCTGACGGGTCGCAAAATTATTGTGGACACCTATGGCGGTTACTCCCGTCACGGGGGCGGTGCTTTTTCCGGGAAGGATCCCACTAAGGTCGATCGCAGCGCGGCCTATGCCTGTCGCCATGTTGCTAAAAATATTGTGGCAGCGGGTTTGGCGGACAAGTGTGAGGTGCAGTTGAGCTATGCCATTGGGGTGGCTCGCCCGGTGAGCTTCATGGTGGAAACCTTTGGGACGGGCAAGGTGGATGAAGACCAACTGACCGATGCCGTGAGCAAACTGTTTGACCTGCGTCCAGCGGGCATTATCCAAGCCTTCAATTTGCGAGGTCTTCCCGGTGAGCGGGGCGGTCGCTTCTACCAAGATGTCGCTGCTTATGGTCACTTTGGCCGCAATGATTTGGATCTGCCCTGGGAAAAACTGGACAAGGTGGATGCTTTAAAAGCGGCGCTGGCTTAA
- a CDS encoding lipoate--protein ligase family protein — translation MNPVPWRLIPPLALSGAMQMALDHWLLSQHRQGHQPPSLRFYTWDPPALSLGYHQQRWPSTWRSLTAPGQSLDLVRRPSGGRAVLHQGDLTYGLVTSGLGVGRSAAYGHLCQFLIQGWANLGIPLHYGQPHRDYGRNPHCFATATEADLLLEDGTKFIGSAQLWQGDAVLQHGSLALGLGGAPSLFRPVFGQPWPVSSCRDRAQAWGQDVIIASLTTAASQVFGITLLPQPLTATEWGAIDPGPWQL, via the coding sequence GTGAACCCTGTACCCTGGCGACTGATTCCCCCCTTGGCCCTGTCTGGAGCCATGCAGATGGCCCTGGATCACTGGCTGCTGAGCCAACATCGCCAGGGCCATCAACCCCCCAGCCTCCGGTTCTACACCTGGGATCCGCCTGCCCTGTCCCTGGGCTATCACCAGCAGCGCTGGCCCTCGACCTGGCGCAGCCTCACTGCACCGGGGCAATCCTTAGATCTGGTGCGACGACCCAGCGGGGGACGGGCCGTTTTGCACCAGGGGGATTTGACCTATGGCTTGGTGACTTCTGGGTTGGGGGTGGGGCGATCGGCGGCCTATGGCCACCTTTGCCAGTTCCTGATCCAGGGTTGGGCTAACCTGGGCATCCCCCTCCACTATGGCCAGCCTCACCGGGACTATGGCCGCAACCCCCATTGTTTTGCCACGGCTACCGAGGCTGATTTACTGCTGGAGGATGGCACCAAGTTCATCGGCAGCGCCCAACTGTGGCAGGGAGATGCAGTGCTTCAGCATGGCTCCCTCGCCCTGGGGCTGGGGGGTGCGCCGTCCCTCTTTAGGCCGGTGTTTGGTCAACCTTGGCCGGTGAGTTCTTGCCGCGATCGTGCCCAAGCCTGGGGTCAGGATGTCATTATTGCCAGCCTCACCACTGCCGCCAGCCAGGTTTTTGGCATCACTCTTTTGCCTCAGCCCCTGACCGCCACGGAATGGGGGGCGATCGATCCCGGTCCCTGGCAACTGTAA
- a CDS encoding potassium channel family protein, whose protein sequence is MNLSSLNFFRNLRLDNRQFAVIGLGRFGRAVCATLHGLGYEVLGIDTNEKLVAQVLSDQIVSHSIQLDSTEPYALKEAGIYEFDTVIVAIGNYIQESIITTLNVKEGGVPHVVAKASSQIHGKLLNRVGADHVVFPEYEMGCTLARSLTRPGILDQFVLDPEHSIVEVIIPDDFDGKTIAELNLRAKFGVNVLAVSSDLKFEINPGPNLRLQKGMPMVVIGSNKVIDRFFQ, encoded by the coding sequence GTGAACCTATCGTCCCTCAACTTTTTCCGGAACCTACGTCTTGATAATCGCCAGTTTGCTGTCATTGGCCTAGGGCGGTTTGGCCGTGCTGTATGCGCCACCCTCCATGGCCTAGGCTATGAAGTTTTGGGTATTGATACCAATGAGAAATTGGTGGCTCAAGTCCTGTCCGATCAAATTGTGTCCCATTCCATTCAGTTAGACTCCACCGAACCCTACGCCCTGAAGGAGGCGGGAATCTATGAATTTGACACGGTGATTGTGGCCATTGGTAACTATATCCAAGAGAGTATCATCACCACCCTTAATGTTAAAGAAGGGGGAGTTCCCCATGTGGTAGCCAAGGCATCGTCCCAAATCCATGGGAAATTGCTGAACCGTGTTGGGGCCGATCATGTTGTTTTTCCGGAATATGAAATGGGTTGCACCTTAGCGCGATCCCTAACTCGCCCCGGCATTCTCGATCAGTTTGTCCTCGATCCTGAACATAGTATTGTTGAGGTGATTATCCCCGATGATTTTGATGGTAAAACCATTGCTGAATTGAACCTCCGGGCTAAGTTTGGGGTGAATGTGCTGGCGGTGAGTTCCGATCTGAAGTTTGAGATTAACCCCGGACCCAACCTCCGGCTCCAGAAGGGAATGCCCATGGTGGTCATTGGGTCTAATAAGGTGATCGATCGCTTTTTCCAATAA
- a CDS encoding anhydro-N-acetylmuramic acid kinase, with amino-acid sequence MPHIIGLMSGTSVDGVDAAWVEVKVAPPEITASMITASITASTMTGSEAPRSEALLSIPRSEAPLSTAPLSTATAAPRLPAPGSLTVRLVQGLTYPYDPSLRQRILDLCDGASLSPEQWAALDDAIGETFGAAAIAVQDAARAEPGHGLEAIAPSLIGSHGQTVFHRPPSPPHLGYSLQLGRGAIIAHRTGLATVTNFRAADLAQGGQGAPLVPPVDACLLGHPTEWRCVQNLGGIGNVTVLPPQSLEAQGPLGLSTIRGWDTGPANSLLDWAAHHLSGGEKTYDAGGAWAAQGHIDAELVQQWLSHDFFQQPPPKSTGRELFGDTYSQACWQQAQGRGLGAADFLATLTEFTALSIVHSYRTWLPQLPDRVLLCGGGSHNHFLRQRLQHHLPQIPLETTTAWGLDADFKEAMLFAVLAHWHHQGMAGNLPSVTGARQPVILGDWHSAPSY; translated from the coding sequence ATGCCCCACATTATTGGCTTAATGAGCGGCACCTCCGTTGATGGGGTAGATGCTGCGTGGGTTGAGGTGAAGGTAGCCCCCCCGGAGATCACAGCCTCCATGATCACAGCCTCCATCACAGCTTCTACGATGACGGGATCTGAAGCCCCGCGATCTGAAGCCCTGCTATCTATCCCGCGATCTGAAGCCCCGCTATCTACAGCCCCGCTATCTACAGCCACTGCCGCACCCCGCCTTCCCGCACCGGGTTCCCTGACGGTCAGGCTGGTGCAGGGTCTCACCTATCCCTATGATCCCTCCCTGCGGCAGCGCATCTTAGATCTCTGTGATGGCGCGTCCCTATCCCCGGAGCAGTGGGCAGCCTTGGATGATGCCATTGGCGAAACCTTTGGGGCAGCGGCGATCGCCGTCCAAGATGCTGCTAGGGCCGAACCGGGGCATGGCCTGGAGGCGATCGCCCCCAGCCTCATTGGATCCCATGGCCAAACCGTCTTCCACCGTCCCCCTTCCCCCCCCCACCTGGGCTATTCCCTGCAACTGGGCCGGGGAGCCATCATTGCCCACCGCACTGGCCTAGCCACGGTTACTAACTTTCGGGCAGCAGATCTGGCCCAGGGCGGCCAAGGGGCACCCCTGGTGCCCCCCGTAGATGCTTGCCTGTTGGGGCACCCCACGGAATGGCGCTGTGTCCAAAATCTAGGGGGCATTGGCAATGTGACGGTTTTGCCCCCCCAGAGCCTAGAGGCTCAGGGTCCCTTGGGGCTGTCCACCATACGGGGCTGGGATACCGGACCAGCCAATAGCCTCTTAGATTGGGCCGCGCACCACCTCAGCGGTGGGGAAAAAACCTACGATGCGGGGGGAGCCTGGGCCGCCCAAGGGCACATTGACGCTGAATTAGTGCAACAGTGGCTCAGCCATGACTTTTTCCAGCAACCTCCCCCCAAGTCCACAGGCCGAGAACTGTTTGGGGACACCTATAGCCAAGCTTGCTGGCAGCAGGCCCAGGGGCGGGGGTTGGGGGCGGCGGACTTCCTGGCCACCTTAACGGAGTTCACGGCCCTCTCCATTGTCCACAGCTACCGCACTTGGTTACCTCAGCTTCCCGATCGGGTGCTGCTGTGTGGGGGTGGCAGTCACAACCACTTTCTGCGGCAACGGTTGCAACACCATCTGCCCCAGATTCCCCTAGAGACCACCACTGCTTGGGGTCTGGATGCCGACTTTAAAGAAGCCATGCTGTTTGCTGTTCTCGCCCATTGGCACCACCAGGGCATGGCTGGGAATCTACCTTCGGTGACAGGAGCCAGACAGCCGGTGATTTTGGGCGACTGGCACTCGGCTCCGTCCTATTGA